In a single window of the Nitrospinota bacterium genome:
- a CDS encoding methylated-DNA--[protein]-cysteine S-methyltransferase: MTKNYSLLIAPTIMGPLGAGFAGDKIGRVWLPGLTRREIESQMENWAGAFEQAENENLAERMARYFLGERVEFDDPVELTGFSPFAKKVLTTLRKTRWGQTVTYAELASASGSKGADRAVGGVMALNPAPLIIPCHRVVRSDGAPGGFSAPGGVKTKLKMLELEGSR; this comes from the coding sequence ATGACGAAGAACTATTCATTGCTGATAGCCCCCACCATAATGGGCCCTTTGGGCGCGGGATTCGCCGGGGATAAAATAGGCCGGGTGTGGTTGCCCGGCCTGACACGGCGGGAGATCGAATCGCAAATGGAGAACTGGGCCGGAGCATTCGAACAGGCGGAAAACGAAAACCTGGCGGAACGGATGGCGCGTTATTTCCTGGGCGAACGGGTGGAATTTGACGACCCTGTGGAGCTAACGGGATTTTCGCCATTCGCCAAAAAGGTTTTGACCACCCTAAGAAAAACGCGATGGGGGCAAACCGTCACCTACGCGGAGCTGGCGTCGGCAAGCGGCAGTAAAGGCGCTGACCGGGCGGTGGGAGGAGTTATGGCCTTGAATCCCGCGCCGCTTATTATCCCATGCCACCGGGTTGTGCGGAGCGATGGAGCCCCCGGAGGTTTTTCAGCCCCCGGCGGGGTGAAAACAAAATTAAAGATGCTGGAGCTGGAAGGCTCACGTTAG
- a CDS encoding nicotinate phosphoribosyltransferase, which produces MSAPPSALFTDLYQLTMMQGYLQAGLGDEEACFDLFFRTNPFGGGYTVFAGLEDALEYLASLHFTDEDIAYLHSLKIFSAGFLDYLRRFRFNGEVYSHTEGSIVFPLEPVLRVKAPLFEAQLVETALLNIVNFQSLIATKSARICHEAGEDRVVEFGLRRAQGVDGGITAAKAAYIGGCSATSNVHAGKIFGIPVKGTHAHSWVTAFPDELSAFRKFVEIYPVNPILLVDTYDTLKSGIPNAITVGQEMKERGGNLFGVRLDSGDLAFLSVETRRMLDSAGLADVKIVCSNELDEHIIHDLGIQGARIDLYGVGTRLVTAHGEPATSGVYKLAAIRRAGEDWRMKLKFSEGMKKASLPGVKQVYRMSGADGAMMADLIELENGEPDFSAGVWGFHPAMEYHRKFYSGVAAAQPLLTPAMVDGVITASIPPLAETRDRVKRELDKLHPTVKRLLNPHIYKVSLGPRLNTATKKLREELAR; this is translated from the coding sequence ATGAGCGCACCTCCATCAGCGCTGTTTACGGACCTGTATCAACTCACCATGATGCAGGGTTATCTTCAGGCCGGGCTTGGGGATGAAGAGGCCTGTTTCGACCTGTTTTTCCGCACGAACCCATTCGGCGGCGGCTACACGGTGTTCGCCGGGCTGGAAGACGCGTTGGAATATCTTGCGTCCCTCCATTTCACCGATGAGGACATCGCCTATTTACATTCACTCAAAATATTCAGCGCCGGTTTTTTGGACTATCTTCGCCGGTTCCGGTTTAACGGAGAGGTTTATTCCCATACCGAAGGCTCCATAGTGTTTCCGCTGGAGCCGGTGTTGCGGGTGAAAGCGCCGCTTTTTGAGGCCCAGCTGGTGGAAACAGCATTGTTGAACATCGTGAATTTCCAGAGCCTCATCGCCACCAAGTCCGCAAGGATATGCCATGAGGCGGGGGAAGACCGTGTGGTGGAATTTGGCCTTAGGCGCGCCCAAGGGGTGGATGGGGGCATCACCGCCGCCAAGGCGGCCTACATCGGCGGATGCTCCGCCACCTCCAACGTACACGCTGGAAAGATATTCGGGATTCCCGTTAAGGGTACGCACGCCCATTCATGGGTCACAGCTTTTCCCGATGAGCTTTCGGCCTTCCGCAAGTTCGTGGAGATTTATCCGGTGAACCCCATTCTGCTGGTGGACACTTACGACACGCTGAAAAGCGGCATACCCAATGCCATCACCGTGGGGCAGGAGATGAAAGAGCGCGGCGGGAATCTATTCGGCGTGAGGCTGGATTCCGGCGATCTGGCTTTCCTTTCCGTGGAGACCCGCCGCATGCTGGATTCCGCCGGGCTTGCCGATGTGAAAATAGTATGCTCCAACGAGCTGGACGAACACATCATCCACGACCTTGGCATCCAGGGGGCCAGGATTGACCTGTACGGGGTAGGCACAAGGCTTGTTACCGCCCACGGAGAGCCAGCCACATCCGGAGTGTATAAACTGGCGGCCATCAGAAGGGCCGGGGAGGATTGGCGGATGAAACTTAAATTCTCCGAAGGTATGAAGAAAGCCAGCCTGCCCGGCGTAAAACAGGTTTACAGGATGTCCGGAGCGGATGGAGCCATGATGGCCGACCTGATTGAGCTGGAAAACGGCGAGCCGGATTTTTCCGCCGGGGTGTGGGGGTTCCATCCGGCCATGGAGTACCACAGGAAATTCTATTCCGGCGTGGCCGCCGCCCAGCCGTTGCTTACCCCCGCGATGGTGGATGGCGTGATAACCGCGAGCATTCCGCCGCTGGCGGAAACGCGGGACAGGGTGAAGAGGGAGCTGGACAAACTTCACCCCACGGTGAAACGGCTGTTAAACCCTCATATATACAAGGTAAGCTTGGGGCCCCGGCTCAACACCGCCACGAAGAAATTAAGGGAAGAATTGGCCAGGTAA
- the pncA gene encoding bifunctional nicotinamidase/pyrazinamidase — protein MLIAVDIQYDFIPGGALAVPEGDAIVPAVNRLAELFGRMVATQDWHPNGHNSFASSHPGKNQFDVIQTHYGSQTLWPDHCVQGSRGADIHEGLNLSRCDLVIRKGFRKEMDSYSGFFENDRETPTGLGGYLHERSFKRLFLTGLATDFCVKYTALDGVKLGFEVYVIEDACRGIDLAGSLAAAWIEMDDAGVKRIQSSSVMSW, from the coding sequence ATGCTGATAGCCGTGGACATCCAGTATGACTTCATCCCCGGCGGCGCGCTGGCCGTGCCGGAGGGAGACGCCATAGTTCCCGCGGTAAACCGCCTGGCGGAGCTTTTCGGCCGCATGGTGGCCACGCAGGATTGGCATCCTAACGGGCACAACTCTTTCGCCTCCAGCCACCCCGGGAAAAACCAGTTCGATGTTATCCAGACCCATTACGGAAGCCAAACCCTGTGGCCGGACCATTGCGTTCAAGGCTCCAGGGGGGCGGATATTCACGAGGGGCTGAACTTATCCAGATGCGATCTTGTTATCCGCAAGGGATTCAGGAAAGAGATGGACAGTTACTCCGGTTTCTTTGAAAACGACAGGGAAACCCCCACCGGCCTTGGCGGCTACCTTCATGAACGGAGCTTTAAACGCCTGTTCCTCACGGGCCTGGCCACGGATTTCTGCGTAAAGTACACGGCGCTGGACGGGGTGAAGCTCGGTTTCGAGGTTTATGTGATAGAAGACGCGTGCAGGGGGATAGACCTGGCAGGTTCCCTGGCCGCCGCATGGATAGAAATGGACGACGCGGGGGTCAAAAGGATCCAATCCTCCAGCGTCATGTCCTGGTGA
- a CDS encoding trypsin-like peptidase domain-containing protein — translation MRKRLRGFAVTSAIALVISIAVFFIFEREISARSDVERINRSVVKIFVISRKPSYYQPWQYDGQESSSGSGVIIEGGRILTNAHVVSDSVYIEVKRPGDPRKYPAQITAIGHQCDLAVLKTKDPAFFKGADPLVFADMPRAMDKITVHGYPEGGEDVSVTEGVVSRVEQVNYAHSGFNLLGAQVDAAINPGNSGGPAVRGNKIVGVAMQMLSTAQNIGYIIPTPVISHFLEDIADGKFDGFPEDGIFIQAMENETLRKYYGLNDGESGVLVTKVAYDSSAYGVIQPEDVLVAIDGVPVENDGSVAVGENFTVFGNYLTQRRFLGEKVVYDIVRQKKRLKVDATLKPPAQLVPYEQLTPQPRYFIYGGLVFMPLTVNYLMTWGATWWKDAPVELMHAYYSGEMTRDRQEMVILRNVLAHEVNAGYHDFSDRIVMKVNNSPVAGLADLVKKLSTQQGEYSIIEMDDGSRIVLDINAVAKTKSGLLKQYAIQSEASRDIVELSVAGGPREVDRDRK, via the coding sequence ATGAGAAAAAGGCTTCGCGGGTTCGCCGTTACTTCGGCTATCGCGCTGGTCATATCCATTGCCGTCTTCTTTATTTTCGAGCGGGAGATTTCCGCCAGGTCCGACGTGGAGCGCATCAACCGCTCGGTGGTGAAGATTTTCGTAATATCCCGCAAACCCAGCTACTACCAGCCATGGCAATACGATGGGCAGGAAAGCTCCTCCGGGTCGGGCGTGATAATCGAGGGGGGAAGGATTCTCACCAACGCCCATGTGGTCAGCGACTCGGTTTATATCGAGGTCAAGCGCCCGGGAGACCCCAGGAAGTATCCAGCGCAAATAACCGCCATCGGCCATCAGTGCGACCTGGCGGTGTTAAAGACCAAAGACCCGGCTTTCTTTAAAGGCGCCGATCCGCTGGTTTTCGCGGACATGCCCCGCGCCATGGACAAGATAACAGTACACGGCTACCCGGAGGGTGGTGAGGATGTGTCGGTCACGGAAGGGGTGGTTTCCCGCGTGGAGCAGGTCAATTACGCCCACAGCGGGTTCAACCTGTTAGGCGCCCAGGTGGACGCCGCCATCAACCCCGGCAACAGCGGCGGCCCGGCGGTAAGGGGGAACAAGATAGTGGGAGTGGCCATGCAGATGCTTTCCACCGCCCAGAATATAGGCTACATAATACCCACCCCAGTTATCTCCCATTTCCTTGAGGATATCGCGGACGGGAAATTCGACGGTTTCCCCGAAGACGGCATATTCATCCAGGCCATGGAGAATGAGACGCTCCGCAAATACTATGGCTTAAACGATGGAGAAAGCGGCGTGCTGGTCACCAAGGTCGCTTACGACAGTTCCGCGTATGGCGTCATTCAGCCGGAAGACGTGCTTGTGGCCATAGATGGCGTGCCGGTGGAAAACGACGGCTCCGTGGCGGTGGGGGAGAACTTTACGGTTTTCGGCAACTATCTTACCCAGCGCCGGTTCCTGGGGGAGAAGGTGGTTTACGACATCGTGCGCCAGAAGAAGAGATTGAAGGTGGATGCCACGCTCAAACCACCCGCCCAGCTTGTGCCATATGAGCAACTGACGCCCCAGCCCAGATATTTTATTTACGGCGGGCTTGTGTTCATGCCGCTTACCGTGAACTATCTAATGACCTGGGGCGCCACGTGGTGGAAAGATGCTCCGGTGGAGCTTATGCACGCCTATTACAGCGGCGAGATGACCAGGGACCGCCAGGAGATGGTGATCCTCCGCAACGTGCTGGCCCACGAAGTTAACGCCGGATATCACGACTTCTCCGACCGGATCGTTATGAAAGTGAACAATTCGCCGGTGGCGGGACTGGCCGATCTTGTAAAGAAGTTGTCCACGCAACAGGGCGAATATTCCATAATAGAAATGGACGATGGCAGTCGCATTGTGCTGGACATCAACGCGGTGGCCAAAACAAAAAGCGGGCTTCTCAAACAATACGCCATTCAAAGCGAGGCCAGCCGGGATATTGTGGAGCTTTCCGTAGCTGGAGGGCCTCGGGAGGTGGACCGTGACAGGAAATAA
- the mtgA gene encoding monofunctional biosynthetic peptidoglycan transglycosylase, which produces MRKIIKLSFWLVALAVAGTGAYVGFYFLYPDIGALAKKNPEKTAFMEYREAEWEKGKKKIKIRQRWVPLSAISPFLRKAVVIAEDGRFWSHEGFDFEAIRDALEKDIKAGKPKFGASTISQQLAKNLYLSPSKNPVRKLKEAVLTYRIEKTLSKKRILEIYLNVVEWGDGVFGAETAARRYFGKSAAALSPDEAARLAVVLPNPRKWSPVKGRYVERRARTILAIMERQGMLEGYLD; this is translated from the coding sequence ATGAGGAAAATAATAAAACTCTCTTTTTGGCTTGTGGCCCTTGCCGTGGCCGGCACTGGCGCGTATGTCGGGTTTTACTTTTTGTATCCCGACATAGGGGCGCTGGCCAAAAAGAACCCGGAAAAGACCGCATTTATGGAATATCGCGAGGCGGAATGGGAGAAGGGGAAAAAGAAGATAAAGATAAGGCAGAGATGGGTTCCCCTGTCGGCCATATCCCCGTTTCTGCGCAAGGCCGTGGTGATCGCCGAGGATGGCCGGTTCTGGAGCCACGAGGGGTTCGATTTCGAGGCCATCCGCGACGCGCTGGAGAAAGACATTAAAGCGGGCAAACCCAAGTTCGGCGCATCAACCATATCCCAACAGCTGGCCAAGAACCTTTATCTGTCCCCTTCCAAAAACCCGGTGAGAAAACTCAAAGAGGCGGTTCTCACATACCGGATTGAAAAGACACTGTCCAAGAAGCGGATACTGGAAATCTACCTTAACGTAGTGGAATGGGGCGATGGGGTGTTCGGCGCCGAAACGGCGGCCCGGCGGTATTTCGGCAAGTCCGCCGCCGCCCTGTCGCCCGATGAGGCGGCCAGGCTGGCGGTGGTCCTGCCCAATCCCAGGAAATGGAGCCCGGTAAAAGGGCGATATGTGGAGCGCCGCGCCCGGACGATCTTAGCCATTATGGAGCGCCAGGGGATGCTGGAGGGGTATCTGGATTAA